A single Fodinicurvata sp. EGI_FJ10296 DNA region contains:
- a CDS encoding M23 family metallopeptidase: protein MTATVLAIQVLLPLALLLWLALLPAGSLSGFALQAVGTGVFLFALARVAQWAVPVWWLPWVFGGLWLVAVLVWPLRKGVTGLPLLPSGLWGWSGLALSLVLIGVGGWYGVRAMAGQSLPPVEVVDIANPFGPGHYLVGHGGSNTLVNGHMRTLDAGVDRFLPWRGQSYAVDFFGLGPWGLRARGWRPADPGAYAIFGAELRAPCDGTVAAAEGRMPDFEVPNEDAVNRLGNHVIMRCGAAEIVFAHMRHGSVTVVPGDQLAVGDRIGEVGNSGASTEPHLHIHAQRPAEAGAPPISGEPLGLRIDGRFLVRGDHLVGSDG, encoded by the coding sequence GTGACCGCCACCGTCCTTGCCATTCAGGTCTTGCTGCCTTTGGCACTGCTTCTCTGGCTTGCGCTGCTGCCAGCCGGAAGCCTGAGCGGTTTCGCCCTGCAGGCGGTGGGCACGGGGGTCTTCCTGTTCGCATTGGCGCGCGTGGCGCAATGGGCGGTGCCGGTCTGGTGGTTGCCGTGGGTCTTTGGCGGGCTTTGGCTGGTGGCGGTGCTGGTCTGGCCATTGCGCAAGGGAGTGACCGGCCTGCCTCTGCTGCCTTCAGGGCTGTGGGGGTGGTCGGGTCTCGCCCTGTCGCTCGTGCTGATTGGCGTTGGCGGGTGGTATGGCGTGCGGGCGATGGCGGGCCAAAGTCTGCCACCGGTGGAGGTCGTCGATATCGCCAACCCCTTTGGCCCGGGCCACTATCTCGTCGGCCATGGCGGGTCCAACACGTTGGTCAACGGGCACATGCGGACACTGGATGCCGGCGTCGACCGTTTTCTGCCGTGGCGCGGGCAGTCCTACGCGGTCGATTTCTTCGGCCTTGGACCCTGGGGCCTGCGCGCCCGTGGCTGGCGGCCCGCCGATCCCGGGGCCTACGCGATCTTCGGCGCGGAGCTTCGTGCGCCCTGCGACGGCACTGTGGCGGCGGCCGAGGGCCGGATGCCGGATTTCGAGGTGCCGAACGAGGATGCGGTGAACCGGCTTGGCAACCATGTCATCATGCGCTGCGGCGCGGCCGAGATCGTTTTCGCCCATATGCGCCACGGCAGCGTCACGGTCGTGCCAGGCGACCAGCTGGCCGTGGGCGACCGGATTGGCGAGGTCGGCAATTCCGGCGCCAGCACCGAGCCGCATCTGCACATCCATGCCCAGCGCCCCGCCGAAGCGGGCGCTCCGCCGATCTCGGGCGAGCCGCTTGGCTTGCGCATCGATGGGCGATTCCTCGTGCGCGGCGACCACCTCGTCGGGTCCGATGGGTGA
- a CDS encoding DUF6544 family protein, translating to MKFIIALALLFLFAILALVALRVWDQRADRAEWQRLAALQPEAPPRFSHDLVADLPEPARRYFSFMIEPGTPLLPVAEIDMSGQFSLGTKDNPAYQPMEARQILAAPEGFVWAMRTRGGMPVSGSDSGSWTRFRIFGLIPVARLGGDPDHSRSAFGRYVAEAAIWTPAALLPGPGVIWSAVGDDTARVTVRQGELSQAVDVTVDSEGRPVIASFQRWSNANPDKVHRLQPFGALMSDFREVDGYHLPFRVEAGNMFGTDDYFPFFLADVTEIRFPGATP from the coding sequence ATGAAGTTCATCATCGCCCTTGCTCTCCTGTTTCTGTTCGCCATCCTGGCGCTGGTTGCCCTTCGCGTGTGGGACCAGCGTGCCGACCGGGCGGAATGGCAGCGTCTGGCAGCCCTTCAGCCGGAGGCTCCGCCACGCTTCTCGCATGATCTGGTCGCGGACCTGCCTGAGCCTGCGCGCCGGTATTTCAGCTTCATGATCGAGCCCGGAACGCCGCTTCTGCCGGTAGCCGAGATCGACATGAGCGGCCAGTTCAGCCTTGGCACCAAAGACAACCCCGCCTATCAGCCGATGGAAGCGCGCCAGATTCTCGCCGCGCCCGAGGGTTTCGTCTGGGCCATGCGCACGCGCGGCGGGATGCCGGTCTCGGGGTCTGACTCCGGATCATGGACACGGTTCCGCATCTTCGGCCTGATCCCGGTCGCCCGGCTCGGCGGTGATCCGGATCATTCGCGATCGGCCTTCGGTCGCTACGTTGCCGAGGCCGCGATCTGGACGCCGGCGGCCCTGCTGCCGGGACCGGGTGTAATATGGTCGGCGGTGGGCGATGACACCGCGCGCGTAACCGTCCGGCAGGGCGAATTGAGCCAGGCGGTCGATGTGACCGTCGATAGCGAGGGAAGGCCGGTCATTGCCTCGTTCCAGCGCTGGAGCAACGCCAACCCCGACAAGGTGCACCGGTTGCAGCCCTTCGGTGCCCTCATGTCAGATTTTCGCGAGGTGGATGGCTATCACCTGCCGTTCCGCGTGGAGGCCGGCAACATGTTCGGGACCGACGACTATTTTCCATTCTTCCTCGCCGACGTGACGGAGATCCGGTTTCCGGGGGCGACGCCGTGA
- a CDS encoding outer membrane protein transport protein encodes MNPRHGFRRSHRHMLLMSAVGAAATAVVQTAPTPAVGAGFYIKEQGVTGLGRAFAGESAMAEDASTIFFNPAGMTYLDRAEVQANGHLLVPQTSMTDTGTAQPPGWPVGGDGGNPYEPSLVPNLYGAIPVTESGDIWVGIGLSAPFGLSNEYDEDWFGRYDSIETSLKTINVAPTVAWRVNDYFAIGAGLDVQHAEAKLTQAAATALPGPVPGPDALVTVEGETTSIGFNVGAIVEPIAGTRIGVHYRSAMSHDLDGTVTVDSAAVTQDSDGSAGLDLPDIVAVGIAHEATDRLTLMAEYNYYGWSRFDEIRVEADRAALSRVTPQNYRDSYSISIGAQYDATERLTVRGGAQYDTTPTRDGFRSSRTPDGDRTWLSAGLSFDVTEDLTTDLAYTYIDISDEDVDLQRSLLDGAAASNIQASIDSDVHIVAAGLRYRF; translated from the coding sequence ATGAATCCGAGACACGGTTTTCGCCGAAGCCACCGGCACATGCTTCTCATGTCGGCCGTCGGCGCCGCAGCGACGGCGGTCGTTCAGACGGCGCCGACGCCAGCCGTCGGGGCCGGATTTTATATCAAGGAACAAGGCGTGACGGGGCTCGGCCGCGCTTTCGCCGGCGAATCCGCGATGGCCGAGGATGCCAGCACGATCTTCTTCAATCCCGCCGGCATGACCTATCTCGATCGCGCGGAAGTGCAGGCCAACGGTCATCTGCTGGTTCCGCAAACATCGATGACCGACACCGGAACGGCCCAGCCGCCCGGGTGGCCGGTCGGCGGTGACGGCGGCAATCCCTATGAGCCCAGTCTGGTGCCTAATCTGTACGGCGCCATTCCCGTGACAGAGAGCGGCGATATCTGGGTCGGGATCGGATTGAGTGCGCCGTTCGGCCTCTCCAACGAATACGATGAAGATTGGTTCGGCCGGTACGACAGCATCGAGACATCGCTGAAGACCATCAATGTCGCGCCGACCGTAGCGTGGCGGGTGAATGACTATTTCGCCATCGGCGCGGGGCTGGACGTGCAGCACGCCGAGGCCAAGCTGACGCAGGCGGCGGCGACCGCGTTGCCCGGTCCGGTGCCCGGCCCGGACGCCCTGGTGACGGTGGAGGGCGAAACGACATCGATCGGGTTCAATGTCGGGGCGATCGTCGAGCCAATTGCCGGAACGAGAATCGGTGTCCATTATCGGTCTGCCATGTCGCACGATCTGGACGGTACCGTCACCGTCGATTCAGCAGCCGTTACTCAGGATTCTGATGGCAGCGCCGGGCTGGATCTTCCCGATATCGTCGCCGTCGGCATTGCCCATGAAGCGACCGACCGTCTCACCCTGATGGCAGAGTACAACTACTACGGATGGTCGCGGTTCGATGAAATCCGCGTCGAAGCGGATAGGGCTGCGCTGAGTCGGGTGACGCCGCAGAATTATCGCGACTCGTATTCTATCTCTATCGGCGCCCAGTACGACGCGACCGAGCGGTTGACGGTTCGCGGTGGCGCCCAATACGACACCACGCCTACTCGCGACGGCTTCCGCAGTTCGCGCACCCCCGATGGCGACCGAACCTGGCTGTCGGCCGGGCTTTCCTTTGACGTCACCGAGGATCTGACCACCGATCTGGCCTATACCTATATCGATATTTCCGATGAGGATGTCGATCTCCAGCGTTCACTTTTGGACGGTGCAGCCGCCAGTAACATTCAGGCAAGCATCGACTCCGATGTCCATATCGTCGCCGCCGGCTTGCGCTATCGGTTCTGA
- a CDS encoding J domain-containing protein, which translates to MKDELYNVLGLTRSATDDDIRKAYRKLAKRYHPDVNPNDAKAEEMFKKVGAAYAILSDAEKREQYDAGMIGADGEPVMRQGWPGAGAGAGAGGPGGGTRWEWRSTGQGHADADDIFSDLFRSMGGDGRQTGQGFGGSGFGGQTRRARGRDVAYTLTVPFVQAAVGGKRPIKLIDGRTITVTIPEGVDDGQTLRLRGQGEQGRAGGPAGDALVEIHVQPDSRFERHGKDIHADLKVGLREAVLGGRVTAQTVHGPVSVSVKPNTSSGTRMRLKGKGIDGGDHYARVMIALPAEKDPELTAFVKNWQQATSDQA; encoded by the coding sequence ATGAAAGACGAACTTTACAATGTTTTGGGTCTGACCCGGTCGGCGACGGATGACGATATCCGCAAGGCTTATCGCAAGCTCGCCAAGCGCTATCATCCGGACGTCAATCCGAACGACGCCAAAGCCGAGGAGATGTTCAAGAAGGTCGGCGCTGCCTATGCGATCTTGAGTGACGCCGAGAAGCGCGAGCAGTACGACGCGGGGATGATTGGTGCCGATGGTGAGCCTGTGATGCGGCAGGGTTGGCCAGGTGCAGGTGCTGGTGCAGGGGCTGGCGGACCCGGTGGCGGTACCCGTTGGGAATGGCGCAGCACCGGCCAGGGTCACGCCGATGCGGACGACATCTTCTCCGACCTCTTTCGCAGCATGGGCGGCGACGGCCGACAGACCGGCCAGGGTTTTGGCGGCTCCGGTTTCGGTGGCCAGACCCGACGGGCGCGGGGTCGAGATGTCGCCTATACCCTGACCGTCCCATTCGTGCAGGCAGCCGTTGGCGGCAAACGACCGATCAAGTTGATCGACGGCCGCACAATTACCGTCACCATTCCCGAAGGGGTGGACGACGGGCAGACGCTGCGTTTGCGCGGGCAGGGAGAACAGGGACGTGCCGGTGGCCCGGCCGGCGATGCGCTGGTCGAGATCCATGTCCAGCCTGATTCCCGGTTCGAACGCCACGGCAAGGATATTCATGCCGATCTCAAGGTCGGTCTGCGTGAGGCCGTGCTGGGAGGGCGAGTGACAGCTCAGACCGTTCACGGTCCGGTATCGGTGTCGGTCAAGCCCAATACGAGCAGTGGGACCCGTATGCGCCTGAAGGGCAAGGGCATCGACGGCGGCGATCACTATGCGCGCGTAATGATCGCGCTGCCGGCGGAAAAGGATCCTGAACTGACGGCATTCGTGAAGAACTGGCAGCAGGCCACGTCCGATCAGGCCTGA
- the hemN gene encoding oxygen-independent coproporphyrinogen III oxidase, with amino-acid sequence MMKHQRIDNPGSFRPEPCRPPAAQSETVRTGAGTTADAIISRMAEERLPRYTSYPTAPAFGSGNGPEAWAADHADWLAALPIDRPVSLYLHVPYCRSMCRYCGCTTKITRRDDPIDAYAAVLQREIDLVADRMPDAMKAGHIHWGGGTPGILGTERMKAIRRRLADRFTLDPAAECAIELDPRHMASVPPRDLAAMGVNRVSFGIQTLDARVQAAIGRIQPFEQVAAAVASVRDVGIRRISFDLIYGLPYQTVESAAQTVWTLLALSPDRISIFGYAHIPWAKPHQRLIPDETLPDAHDRAAQFTAMADVLADAGYVAIGIDHFARPDDSMAIAHRDGTLRRNFQGYTTDPCDTILGFGASAISTLRQGYTGNDTSIAAYSRSIHDGRLATNRGYELTREDRLRGDAINALMCTSSVSIDDVARRHPGLRDQIQRIFDDAASSLEHLGNAGLVEWDGNRLSIAREARLLVRSVAAAFDEYLAKTGEKYSKAI; translated from the coding sequence ATGATGAAACATCAACGGATCGACAATCCCGGATCGTTCCGGCCGGAACCTTGCCGGCCACCGGCCGCCCAGTCCGAAACCGTCAGGACCGGGGCGGGCACGACTGCCGACGCTATCATATCCAGAATGGCCGAGGAACGTCTTCCACGATATACAAGCTATCCCACCGCCCCGGCCTTCGGTTCGGGGAACGGTCCGGAAGCCTGGGCAGCCGACCACGCAGATTGGCTGGCGGCCTTGCCGATTGACCGGCCGGTATCGCTCTATCTGCATGTCCCCTATTGCCGTTCCATGTGCCGGTATTGCGGTTGTACGACCAAGATAACACGCCGGGACGATCCGATTGATGCCTACGCCGCCGTCCTGCAGCGCGAGATCGACCTGGTGGCGGATCGCATGCCGGACGCCATGAAAGCCGGGCACATTCATTGGGGCGGCGGCACACCCGGCATTCTCGGGACAGAGCGGATGAAGGCCATCAGGCGGCGATTGGCCGACCGCTTCACACTCGATCCGGCCGCCGAATGCGCCATCGAACTCGACCCCCGACACATGGCATCGGTGCCGCCGCGCGATCTCGCCGCGATGGGCGTCAACCGCGTCAGCTTTGGCATCCAGACCCTTGACGCGCGCGTCCAGGCAGCGATCGGCCGCATCCAGCCATTTGAACAGGTGGCAGCGGCTGTGGCGAGCGTGCGCGATGTCGGCATCCGGCGCATCAGCTTCGATCTCATCTATGGTCTGCCTTATCAGACAGTGGAGTCCGCCGCGCAGACGGTATGGACGCTCCTCGCCTTGTCGCCCGACCGGATCAGCATTTTCGGGTACGCCCACATTCCCTGGGCCAAGCCGCATCAACGGCTGATACCGGACGAAACGCTGCCCGATGCGCATGATCGCGCCGCGCAATTCACTGCCATGGCGGATGTTCTGGCTGATGCTGGCTATGTTGCCATCGGCATCGATCACTTCGCCCGGCCTGACGACAGTATGGCCATCGCCCATCGCGACGGTACGCTGCGGCGGAACTTCCAGGGCTACACAACGGATCCGTGCGATACGATCCTCGGATTCGGCGCGTCCGCCATCAGCACACTGCGCCAGGGATACACCGGCAACGATACGTCAATTGCAGCCTATTCCCGCTCCATACACGACGGACGTCTCGCCACCAATCGTGGCTATGAACTGACGCGGGAAGACCGCCTCAGGGGAGATGCGATAAACGCCCTCATGTGCACGTCATCGGTTTCGATCGACGACGTTGCCCGGCGGCATCCCGGTTTGCGGGACCAGATTCAGCGGATCTTCGACGATGCCGCAAGCTCGCTCGAACATCTGGGAAATGCCGGATTGGTCGAATGGGACGGCAATCGTCTGTCCATAGCCCGTGAGGCTCGGCTGCTGGTCCGATCCGTTGCGGCGGCCTTTGACGAATATCTGGCGAAGACAGGCGAAAAATATTCAAAGGCGATCTAG
- a CDS encoding iron-sulfur cluster assembly scaffold protein, whose translation MDQRIMGQLESGDAEWLEIYTERLSAHGRSVRNDARLSDPQVTVKRRSPVCGSTITLDLNRDGDIITEIGFAVRACALGQAGTSILASVLPGRSVSEAIQIRDAVQSMLTSPEASLPGGIWQDLELLLPARDLRSRHGSVMLPFDAVVEAIERSDKAIEGRPDQPDQSG comes from the coding sequence ATGGATCAACGCATAATGGGGCAGTTGGAATCCGGCGATGCCGAATGGCTTGAGATCTACACCGAACGGCTCTCGGCCCATGGTCGATCGGTCAGGAACGACGCCCGCTTGAGCGATCCTCAGGTAACGGTGAAACGCCGTAGTCCGGTATGCGGCAGCACGATCACCCTCGATCTCAATCGTGACGGCGACATCATTACTGAAATCGGCTTTGCCGTCCGGGCCTGCGCGCTGGGGCAGGCCGGTACTTCGATCCTTGCCTCGGTGCTTCCGGGACGTTCCGTCAGCGAGGCCATCCAGATCCGCGATGCCGTTCAGTCAATGCTGACCTCGCCAGAGGCGAGCCTTCCCGGCGGGATCTGGCAGGATCTCGAATTGCTGCTGCCGGCGCGCGACCTTCGCTCCCGGCACGGTTCGGTCATGCTGCCGTTCGATGCCGTGGTTGAGGCGATCGAAAGATCGGACAAGGCGATCGAAGGCAGACCGGATCAGCCCGACCAATCCGGATGA
- a CDS encoding flagellar export protein FliJ yields MSSLDTLIRLHRWQLDEKRRSVAELETLVQSLQDQIDRLDEEIVAERGAAEIRDNPAATMTFGAYLKATDLRRETLKASMKHAKQKLSAAQDEINEAFQTVKRFEVVRDDRASTATLRNRRIEGAALDEIAVSAHERKKRGKDSFNEV; encoded by the coding sequence ATGAGTTCACTGGATACGTTGATTCGCCTGCATCGTTGGCAGCTCGATGAAAAGCGGCGTTCTGTAGCCGAGCTGGAAACACTTGTCCAATCGCTGCAGGATCAGATCGACCGTCTCGACGAAGAGATCGTCGCCGAACGGGGTGCGGCAGAAATCAGGGACAATCCGGCTGCGACCATGACGTTCGGCGCCTATCTGAAGGCGACGGACCTGCGCCGGGAGACGCTCAAGGCATCGATGAAGCACGCAAAGCAGAAGTTGTCGGCTGCGCAGGATGAAATAAACGAGGCGTTTCAAACTGTTAAGAGGTTCGAGGTCGTGCGGGATGACCGCGCTTCGACAGCGACACTCCGCAACCGCCGGATCGAGGGTGCCGCGCTTGATGAGATCGCAGTGTCTGCGCACGAGCGAAAGAAGAGGGGTAAAGACTCCTTCAATGAAGTGTAA